The following proteins come from a genomic window of Musa acuminata AAA Group cultivar baxijiao chromosome BXJ1-7, Cavendish_Baxijiao_AAA, whole genome shotgun sequence:
- the LOC135679397 gene encoding uncharacterized protein At3g27210-like encodes MGACTSFQKDPDSPMRCRLGLVSRAKRIFVSSPAKDRTLNGGSPVDRFGFQSSGFESSKEDIFFDSRAWLDSDCEDDFLSVNGEFTPSRGSTPNHQINSPMTPQFDNHFPSEKYPDSNSEPSPTGRKKLAELLHETLQSEQVNVPNAAEARVDSNVKPDINKTNTDQPKNSENATLYHSGACSICSSEVTPNRDPKSRKEKTWKTGHCCLPSLQSFGFDERRHEMSPGRCTV; translated from the exons ATGGGAGCCTGCACTTCGTTCCAGAAAGATCCGGATTCCCCAATGAGATGTCGTCTGGGTCTTGTTTCTAGGGCCAAGAGGATCTTCGTCTCGTCGCCCGCCAAGGACAGGACTTTGAATGGGGGGAGTCCGGTTGATCGATTTGGTTTCCAGAGCTCTGGCTTTG AAAGCAGTAAAGAAGATATCTTTTTCGATTCACGAGCATGGTTAGACTCTGACTGTGAAGATGATTTCTTAAGTGTGAATGGAG AATTCACTCCTTCCCGAGGCAGTACTCCAAATCATCAAATAAACTCACCCATGACCCCTCAATTTGACAATCACTTTCCATCTGAAAAATATCCAGACTCAAATTCAGAACCCTCTCCAACCGGTAGAAAGAAACTCGCTGAACTTCTACATGAGACCTTGCAAAGTGAGCAAGTCAATGTGCCCAATGCTGCTGAAGCAAGAGTAGACAGCAATGTGAAGCCAGACATAAACAAAACCAACACCGACCAACCTAAAAACTCGGAAAATGCAACTCTGTACCATTCTGGAGCGTGTTCTATCTGCAGCAGTGAGGTGACACCAAATAGAGATCCGAAGAGCAGGAAAGAGAAAACCTGGAAAACTGGTCATTGTTGCTTGCCAAGCCTGCAGAGCTTTGGCTTTGATGAGAGGAGGCACGAGATGAGTCCTGGACGCTGCACCGTGTGA
- the LOC135679757 gene encoding triacylglycerol lipase 2-like, translating to MGFRCWLLVITFVFSMGFHCELAGAHGRRQPLQSLEPPDDGVCTAVVSPQGYECQEYEVKTQDGYILTMHRIPQGRGGGSAGKRQPVLLQHGVLMDGLTWLLNPPQQSLAFVLADSGFDVWITHGRGTRWSRRHESLDTSNPAYWAWSWDELASFDLPATVGFVFQQTGQKLHYVGHSMGTLTALSAFSEGKLVDKIKSAALLTPVAYLTYMTTPIGRAAGSAFSGEMLGALGVGEFDPKGAVGTNYLEFVCAMPGVNCYDLMASFTGPNCCLNYSTVDMYLKYELQPTSVRTLVHFLQTIRSGVITKYDYGSSMANMVAYGQSSPPEYHMPNIPHHLPLLLSYGGGDMLSDVKDVQLLLKDLRNHDADKLVAQLVKEYAHLDFVMGVNAKQVVYDGLIAFFGKHG from the exons ATGGGATTCCGTTGCTGGCTTCTCGTCATCACCTTCGTCTTCTCCATGGGCTTCCATTGCGAGCTGGCCGGAGCTCACGGACGACGGCAGCCGCTGCAGAGCCTCGAGCCTCCGGATGACGGCGTGTGCACCGCCGTGGTGAGCCCTCAGGGTTACGAGTGCCAAGAATATGAG GTGAAGACGCAAGATGGGTACATACTGACCATGCACAGGATACCACAAGGACGAGGAGGCGGCAGCGCGGGGAAGAGGCAGCCTGTGCTGCTCCAACATGGAGTCCTCATG GACGGGTTGACATGGCTTCTGAATCCACCTCAACAATCACTGGCTTTCGTACTTGCAGACAGCGGATTCGATGTCTGGATCACACACGGCAGGGGCACCAGGTGGAGCCGTCGCCATGAGTCTCTCGATACATCAAACCCG GCTTATTGGGCGTGGTCATGGGATGAGTTGGCCAGCTTTGATTTGCCTGCCACGGTGGGTTTTGTATTCCAGCAAACTGGGCAGAAGCTGCACTACGTTGGTCACTCCATG GGAACTCTGACAGCTCTATCAGCATTCTCCGAGGGGAAGCTGGTGGATAAGATCAAGTCAGCTGCCCTTTTGACTCCGGTGGCCTATCTGACTTACATGACAACTCCAATCGGAAGAGCTGCAGGCAGCGCATTCTCAGGAGAA ATGTTGGGAGCACTTGGAGTGGGAGAATTTGATCCTAAAGG GGCAGTCGGAACCAATTATTTGGAGTTCGTCTGCGCTATGCCGGGGGTGAACTGCTACGACCTTATGGCATCATTCACAG GGCCAAACTGCTGCCTCAATTACTCCACTGTTGACATGTACTTGAAGTATGAACTCCAGCCGACATCCGTGAGGACACTCGTCCATTTTTTACAGA CAATCAGAAGTGGAGTAATAACAAAATACGACTACGGGAGCAGTATGGCCAACATGGTTGcgtatgggcagagcagcccaccCGAGTACCACATGCCCAACATTCCACAccacctgccgctgctgctcaGCTACGGCGGCGGTGACATGCTGTCGGACGTCAAGGACGTGCAGCTGCTGTTGAAAGATCTCCGCAACCATGACGCCGACAAGCTCGTGGCTCAGCTGGTGAAGGAGTACGCACATCTGGACTTCGTGATGGGGGTGAATGCCAAGCAGGTCGTCTACGACGGCCTCATCGCATTCTTCGGCAAACACGGTTGA